One genomic region from Rosa rugosa chromosome 1, drRosRugo1.1, whole genome shotgun sequence encodes:
- the LOC133710291 gene encoding SPX domain-containing protein 1-like: MKFGKSLSSQIDETLPEWRDKFLSYKELKKRLKLIEPKGGDSSTRPAKRPRLDGDDMSSEEINFIQLLEDELEKFNSFFVEKEEEYIIRLKEIQDSVAKVKHSTEEVMKIRKEIVDFHGEMVLLENYSALNYTGLVKILKKYDKRTGALMRLPFIQKVLRQPFFTTDLLYKLVKECECTLDQLFAMCEPPASNEASDDADDGPSTSKSNGLSRVNKELAEIEYIESLYMKSTISALRALKEIRRGSSTVSAFSLPPLQLSGLEEDAWKKVPVLEQLAK; the protein is encoded by the exons ATGAAGTTCGGCAAGAGCCTGAGTAGCCAGATCGACGAGACCCTGCCGGAATGGCGCGACAAGTTCCTCTCCTACAAGGAGCTGAAGAAGCGCCTCAAGCTCATCGAGCCCAAAGGCGGCGACTCCTCGACCCGCCCCGCCAAGCGCCCCAGGCTCGACGGAGACGACATGTCGTCCGAGGAGATCAATTTCATTCAGCTCCTGGAAGACGAGCTCGAGAAGTTCAATTCCTTCTTCGTCGAAAAGGAAGAAGAGTATATTATTAGATTGAAG GAGATACAAGATAGTGTGGCGAAAGTGAAGCATTCGACTGAAGAGGTTATGAAGATACGCAAGGAGATAGTGGATTTTCATGGAGAGATGGTTTTGTTGGAGAATTACAGTGCCCTCAACTATACAG GACTGGTAAAGATACTCAAGAAGTACGATAAAAGAACTGGTGCTCTTATGCGCTTGCCCTTTATTCAGAAGGTCCTGCGACAACCTTTCTTCACCACTGACTTGCTTTACAAGCTTGTGAAGGAGTGCGAGTGCACCCTTGACCAGCTGTTTGCAATGTGTGAACCGCCAGCTTCAAATGAAGCATCTGATGATGCAGATGATGGTCCCTCAACTTCCAAGAGTAATGGACTTAGCAGAGTAAACAAGGAACTTGCAGAGATAGAGTACATCGAGAGCTTATACATGAAAAGCACTATATCGGCATTGCGAGCTTTGAAAGAAATTAGAAGAGGAAGCTCAACTGTGAGCGCATTTTCACTGCCACCACTGCAATTAAGTGGATTAGAAGAAGATGCCTGGAAAAAGGTCCCTGTTCTGGAACAGCTTGCTAAGTAG
- the LOC133726961 gene encoding peroxidase 25, whose product MFWYIVKSKLAIDTQLGLVFSLFIIDMKESVFFVILVMLLPVKGQLKTGFYSSSCPKAEDIVRSTVESYYNKDPSIAAGLLRLHFHDCFVQGCDASVLIKGSSAERNAVPNQGLRGFEVIDDAKAQLEALCPGLVSCADIIALAARDSVDLSDGPSWRVPTGRRDGRISSSSQASNLPSPLDSIAVQRQKFAAKGLDDHDLVTLVGAHTIGQTDCLFFRYRLYNFTATGNSDPTISQASLAELQALCPKDGDGSKRVALDKGSQTKFDASFFKNVRDGNAVLESDQRLLGDATTRNILQNYAGSIRGLLGFRFDLEFPKAMIKMSNIEVKTGAEGEIRKVCSKFN is encoded by the exons ATGTTTTGGTATATAGTGAAGAGTAAACTAGCTATAGACACACAACTGGGTTTGGTGTTTTCGTTGTTCATTATAGATATGAAAGAGTCAGTTTTCTTTGTCATTCTGGTGATGCTTTTGCCTGTGAAAGGTCAATTGAAAACCGGGTTTTATTCCTCTTCATGTCCGAAAGCCGAGGACATTGTCCGGTCCACTGTTGAGTCATACTACAACAAAGATCCTAGTATTGCAGCTGGCTTGCTTAGGCTTCACTTCCATGACTGCTTTGTTCAG GGTTGTGATGCTTCGGTTTTGATAAAGGGCTCCTCCGCGGAGAGGAATGCTGTGCCGAATCAGGGGCTAAGAGGATTTGAAGTTATTGACGATGCAAAGGCACAACTAGAGGCCTTGTGTCCTGGACTTGTTTCATGTGCTGATATAATTGCACTGGCTGCTCGTGATTCTGTTGACTTG AGTGACGGTCCAAGTTGGAGAGTACCTACCGGAAGAAGAGACGGCAGGATCTCTTCGTCGTCTCAGGCATCGAATTTGCCATCTCCTCTCGATTCCATTGCTGTCCAGAGGCAGAAATTTGCTGCTAAAGGCCTTGACGATCACGATCTTGTAACTCTAGTTG GGGCACATACCATTGGCCAAACGGACTGCTTATTTTTCAGGTACCGCTTGTACAACTTCACAGCTACCGGAAATTCTGACCCAACCATAAGCCAAGCATCTCTAGCAGAACTCCAAGCTCTCTGCCCCAAAGATGGTGATGGCTCCAAACGTGTGGCATTAGATAAAGGTAGCCAGACCAAGTTTGATGCGAGTTTCTTCAAGAATGTGAGGGATGGTAACGCAGTCCTGGAGTCGGATCAGAGGCTTTTAGGTGATGCTACGACGCGCAACATACTGCAAAACTATGCTGGAAGCATAAGAGGATTGCTAGGGTTTAGATTTGACTTGGAGTTCCCAAAAGCTATGATAAAAATGAGCAATATTGAGGTGAAAACTGGTGCAGAAGGAGAGATTAGAAAAGTGTGCTCCAAGTTTAACTAA